Below is a window of Hydrogenimonas sp. DNA.
CGCAGTGAGCAGCGTCGGGATTATCGTAACGGCTACAAGGAGCGTCAGCTCAAGACAACGTTGGGGGAGCTGAATCTTCTTCGACCGTATGCCAGAAGTGGACGGTTCGAGACAAAGCTGTTCGAGAACTATTCGCGGATCGACAAGGCACTGGTATCGGTGATCGTGGAGAGCTACCTCAAAGGAGTTTCCACCCGCAAGGTCGAGTCGATCGTCTCGGAACTGGGGATCGAGCTCTCCCATGCAACGGTCAGCAATCTCAGCCATGAGCTCGATGATCTGATCACCGAATTTCGCACTTCTGCACTGCGGAGTTGCTACCCTTACCTCTATGTGGACGCTCTCTATCTGAAAGTCTTCGACGGTGCACGTTTTGTCTCCAAGGCGGTGATGATCGCTATCGGAGTGAATGAAGAAG
It encodes the following:
- a CDS encoding mobile element protein, with the protein product MELNGDKLEFDLQELMPLLLQDKQEGFRKIAEKLLNVVLEKEFEAYIGASKHERSEQRRDYRNGYKERQLKTTLGELNLLRPYARSGRFETKLFENYSRIDKALVSVIVESYLKGVSTRKVESIVSELGIELSHATVSNLSHELDDLITEFRTSALRSCYPYLYVDALYLKVFDGARFVSKAVMIAIGVNEEGYREILDMDIIHEESYATYKGFFEALKDRGVKRVNLVISDGHRGIKKAASDSFVGSSWQLCTVHMKRNLMKIVPKNLLQR